GGAATTGAGCCAGCAATTAAACCCGCTTCAATTTTGACAAAAACTGGCAATGTAGGTGTTTTGGCTACCCAAGGAACAATTAATGGAGGACATTTTAAAACTACTTCAGAGAAATTTGCTAAGAATAAAAATGTGATTACTCAAATAGGCTATGGGCTTGTTAAATTGGTTGAAGAGAATAAGGTTTATTCTGTAGAGATGGAGGCTTTACTTAAACAGTATATTGAACCAATGTTGGAAGAGGAAGTGGATTATATTGTATTAGGGTGCACCCATTACCCTCTTCTAACGGAGCAAATTCATAAAATTACAGGAGGAAATATTGAGTTGTTAGAACCATCGGAGGCCATCGCTAAGCAGACAAGAAAAATATTAGAGGAAGCTCATTTATTGAGTGATAGTCCTGAAAGATCAACTCAAATTTATACATCAGGAGATGCCGTCAATTTGATTGAGCAGATATTGGAACAACTTAAAATTGATCAACAAGAAAAAATAGAAGTTTATCGGTTAGTATAGCTTAGGATTGGGTATCGATAAAAAGTCATTATATTCGTAACTTTACACAGGTTAAATTATTATGGAGGAACAAGCAAATAAAGGAAAAAAGAAAGATGGAATTTATATTGTAATCATCGTTTTATTATTAGCTGGAATAGGTTATTTAGCTTTTGCATTGGGAGAAGCCAATAAACAAAATAAAACACATGAATCTTCAATAACTGCATTGTTGAAAGAGAAAGAGGACCTCAATACGATTCTTAAAAACTCTGGAATTATAGAAGAGTCTGATGATGCAGCTCTTCGACAAAATTTGGTTAGTCTATTGGATCAATATGATAATATTGAAATAGAAAATCAAGAGATGCAAGATAGTATAGATAACCAAAGAGCACGTATCACAAGTCTAATCGAAGAGGTTGATGGATTAAAAAATCAACAAAAGAGAGATTGGGGAAGAATTTATAAGCTAAAGAAGGAGACAGAAACCCTGCGAGATATTATGAAAGGGTATATCCA
This DNA window, taken from Flavobacteriales bacterium, encodes the following:
- the murI gene encoding glutamate racemase; the protein is MNNHPIGIFDSGVGGLTVWKTLLKIFKNESFVYYADNKNCPYGNKTDQEITDLSKAIVEFLIAQNCKMIIVACNTATSAAIQTLRSTYTIPIVGIEPAIKPASILTKTGNVGVLATQGTINGGHFKTTSEKFAKNKNVITQIGYGLVKLVEENKVYSVEMEALLKQYIEPMLEEEVDYIVLGCTHYPLLTEQIHKITGGNIELLEPSEAIAKQTRKILEEAHLLSDSPERSTQIYTSGDAVNLIEQILEQLKIDQQEKIEVYRLV